One region of Syntrophobacter fumaroxidans MPOB genomic DNA includes:
- the hypF gene encoding carbamoyltransferase HypF: MDEAESGEGRRRVLVRIRGIVQGVGFRPFIYQLATMHRLGGWVCNQSDGVEIEAAGRSGDVEAFLDDVPRKAPPLARIVEMDVSERSYAPMEPFRIVKSRSLDVRATLIAPDVCTCGDCLRELLDPGDRRFRYPFINCTNCGPRYTIIKDIPYDRDKTTMARFPMCPACAKEYEDPTDRRFHAQPNACPECGPQVWLETTAGERLGEREAAVAEAIRRLGEGAILAVKGLGGFHLAVDAGNEAAVSRLRGRKIREDKPFAVMFPDLETVESTCRLSDREAGLLGSPQRPIVLLERRRDAGRGDIADSVAPHNRCLGAFLPYTPLHFLLFDGAPYRALVMTSGNQSDEPIVMTNEDARERLRGIADLLLLHDRDIYMRCDDSVTRVLDGAPRPMRRARGYVPVPVFLRDPVPCVLGVGAELKNTVCLTRGREAFLSQHIGDLENLETLRSFEHTIAHLKRILEVEPECIVHDLHPDYLNTQWALRQTGVRLLAVQHHHAHIASVMAERRLDGPAIGLALDGTGFGTDGTVWGGEILRVEGTGFERPAHFHRVPMPGGSKAIKEPWRMALSYLRCLDPHPEEAFRDFTNRWPARSVSVLLQMLERGVNSPLTSSCGRLFDAVSALVGVRDAVNYEGQAAIEFEQCMEPDSGAYEGELRREGEDWIIDPLPMVLRVIADVRARVPRGKISARFHNGLVELLADAAAKVCAGTGLQRVVLSGGVFQNIYLLEHLEKKLGRLGLEVYGHVEVPANDACIALGQAHIGAQRLMCGR; the protein is encoded by the coding sequence GTGGATGAGGCGGAGTCCGGGGAAGGCCGCCGCCGGGTGCTCGTGCGGATACGCGGCATCGTCCAGGGCGTCGGGTTTCGTCCGTTCATTTATCAGCTGGCCACGATGCACCGGTTGGGTGGCTGGGTGTGCAACCAGTCGGACGGCGTGGAAATCGAGGCGGCGGGACGATCCGGTGACGTCGAGGCATTCCTGGACGACGTGCCGAGGAAGGCGCCGCCCCTTGCCCGAATTGTCGAAATGGATGTTTCCGAGCGCTCCTATGCCCCCATGGAGCCTTTCCGGATCGTGAAGAGCCGGTCGCTCGACGTTCGCGCCACCTTGATCGCGCCCGACGTGTGCACTTGCGGCGACTGCCTGCGCGAGCTGCTCGATCCGGGAGACCGCCGTTTCCGTTACCCCTTCATCAACTGTACCAATTGCGGACCGCGCTACACGATCATCAAGGACATCCCCTACGACCGCGACAAGACCACCATGGCCCGGTTTCCCATGTGCCCCGCCTGCGCGAAGGAGTACGAGGATCCGACGGACCGGCGATTTCACGCCCAGCCCAATGCCTGCCCGGAATGCGGACCTCAGGTGTGGCTCGAGACGACCGCAGGCGAGCGGCTCGGAGAACGCGAAGCCGCCGTCGCCGAGGCGATCCGCCGCCTCGGGGAGGGGGCCATTCTTGCAGTGAAAGGCCTGGGCGGGTTCCACCTCGCCGTGGACGCAGGGAACGAGGCGGCCGTGAGTCGTCTCAGGGGGCGCAAGATCCGGGAGGACAAACCCTTCGCGGTCATGTTTCCGGATTTGGAGACCGTGGAATCCACCTGTCGCCTGAGCGATCGCGAGGCGGGACTGCTCGGGAGCCCGCAGCGGCCCATTGTGCTCCTGGAGCGACGCCGGGATGCGGGGCGGGGAGACATCGCCGACAGCGTCGCTCCGCACAACCGCTGCCTGGGGGCTTTCCTGCCGTACACCCCGCTGCACTTCCTGCTCTTTGACGGGGCTCCCTACCGGGCCCTGGTCATGACCAGCGGCAACCAGAGCGACGAGCCCATCGTGATGACCAACGAAGATGCGCGCGAACGGCTCAGGGGCATCGCCGACCTGTTGCTGCTCCATGATCGGGACATCTACATGCGCTGCGACGATTCGGTCACCCGGGTGCTCGACGGGGCGCCGCGGCCCATGAGAAGGGCTCGAGGCTACGTGCCCGTGCCCGTCTTCCTGCGCGACCCCGTGCCCTGCGTACTGGGCGTGGGAGCCGAGCTCAAGAACACCGTGTGTCTCACCCGCGGACGGGAAGCATTTCTGAGCCAGCACATCGGCGATCTGGAAAACCTCGAGACTCTGCGATCCTTCGAACACACCATCGCGCACCTGAAACGCATCCTCGAAGTCGAACCCGAATGCATCGTCCACGACCTGCACCCCGATTATCTCAATACCCAGTGGGCACTGAGACAGACCGGCGTGCGTCTCCTGGCCGTTCAGCATCACCATGCCCATATCGCCTCCGTGATGGCCGAACGGCGCCTGGACGGCCCGGCGATCGGGCTGGCGCTGGACGGGACGGGCTTCGGCACCGACGGCACGGTCTGGGGCGGCGAGATCCTGCGCGTGGAAGGCACGGGTTTCGAACGACCGGCCCATTTCCACCGGGTGCCCATGCCCGGCGGGAGCAAGGCCATCAAGGAGCCCTGGCGGATGGCGTTGAGCTACCTGCGCTGTCTCGATCCTCATCCGGAAGAGGCTTTCCGGGATTTCACCAACCGATGGCCTGCCCGGAGCGTTAGTGTGCTGCTGCAGATGCTCGAGCGCGGGGTCAATTCTCCCCTGACGTCCTCCTGCGGACGCCTCTTCGATGCCGTGTCGGCGTTGGTCGGAGTCCGCGATGCGGTGAACTATGAAGGTCAGGCCGCAATCGAGTTCGAACAGTGCATGGAGCCCGATTCGGGAGCCTACGAAGGCGAATTGAGGCGCGAAGGGGAAGACTGGATCATCGATCCTCTGCCCATGGTCCTCCGGGTGATTGCGGATGTGCGGGCCCGCGTCCCGCGCGGCAAAATCTCGGCCCGCTTCCACAACGGCCTGGTGGAGCTTCTCGCCGATGCCGCGGCGAAAGTCTGCGCGGGAACGGGGCTTCAGCGCGTGGTGTTGAGCGGGGGCGTTTTCCAGAACATATACCTCCTGGAACACCTCGAGAAGAAACTGGGGCGGTTGGGACTGGAAGTGTACGGTCACGTGGAGGTGCCGGCCAACGACGCGTGCATCGCCCTCGGGCAGGCCCATATCGGAGCGCAACGGCTGATGTGTGGGCGCTGA
- the hypB gene encoding hydrogenase nickel incorporation protein HypB, with protein sequence MAQINVPVVRNILQANERLAAENRRRFDEAGIYVINLMSSPGAGKTSLLERTIEGLAGRVKMAVIEGDVQSSFDAERIQRKGVQAVQINTDGGCHLDGNMIQIALEAIDLKGLDLLIIENVGNLVCPAEFNLGEHDKVMILSVAEGDDKPLKYPLMFQLSSVLLVNKIDLLPYIDCDPAKIREQALQLNGAQRIFEVSCRTGEGLQPWFAWLQDKIRERKARRSG encoded by the coding sequence ATGGCTCAGATTAACGTTCCCGTGGTTCGCAATATCCTTCAGGCCAACGAACGGCTGGCGGCGGAAAATCGGAGACGGTTCGACGAGGCGGGCATATATGTGATCAACCTCATGAGCTCACCCGGTGCCGGCAAGACGTCCCTCCTGGAGCGGACCATCGAAGGGCTCGCCGGCCGGGTGAAAATGGCCGTGATCGAAGGTGACGTGCAGTCCTCGTTCGATGCCGAGCGGATTCAGCGCAAGGGAGTGCAGGCCGTGCAGATCAACACCGACGGCGGGTGCCACCTGGACGGCAACATGATCCAGATTGCGCTGGAAGCCATCGATCTGAAGGGTCTCGACCTGCTCATCATCGAAAACGTCGGGAACCTGGTCTGCCCCGCTGAATTCAATCTCGGAGAACACGACAAGGTCATGATCCTGAGCGTTGCCGAAGGGGACGACAAGCCCTTGAAATACCCGCTCATGTTTCAGCTTTCCTCGGTGCTCCTGGTCAACAAGATCGATCTTCTCCCGTACATCGACTGCGATCCCGCCAAGATTCGGGAACAGGCCCTCCAGTTGAACGGCGCTCAGCGGATTTTCGAAGTTTCGTGCCGCACGGGCGAAGGCTTGCAGCCGTGGTTCGCATGGCTTCAGGACAAGATCCGCGAACGCAAAGCCCGGCGTTCGGGCTGA
- the hypA gene encoding hydrogenase maturation nickel metallochaperone HypA has translation MHELSIAQSLFDIVMEESLKHGVTNVRAIKLEVGAMAAVVPEALTFCFELVSRDSIAEGARIEIVTLPVVARCGECGLEFEVRDQIFRCPRCDVPVSDLVSGRELSIVNIEGETGEEDGSD, from the coding sequence GTGCACGAACTGTCCATCGCGCAGAGTCTTTTCGATATTGTCATGGAAGAAAGCCTGAAGCACGGCGTCACAAACGTGCGAGCGATCAAGCTGGAGGTCGGCGCCATGGCCGCCGTCGTCCCGGAGGCCCTGACGTTTTGTTTCGAGCTGGTGAGCAGGGACAGCATTGCCGAAGGGGCGCGGATCGAGATCGTGACCCTGCCGGTCGTTGCGCGGTGCGGCGAATGCGGCCTTGAATTCGAGGTCCGGGATCAAATTTTCAGGTGTCCTCGGTGCGACGTCCCTGTGTCCGACCTGGTGAGCGGAAGAGAACTCTCGATCGTCAACATTGAAGGGGAAACAGGAGAAGAGGATGGCTCAGATTAA
- a CDS encoding radical SAM protein, which produces MTVVDCRSSPIPDGAEHLRKLARIAVEHRIPLFGAFDLTYRCNLNCIHCYLGPHDGDHETLGPEAGAARIRDLLRQAAEAGCLYVLLSGGEPLLRPDFESIYRYARSLGLIVTVFTNACLIDARHIEIFREVPPYLVEVSVYGATRGTFEKITRVPGSFERCLRGIGRLVDGGIRTGLKTMIMRSNVQEIPAVEALAKHFGTGFRLDPVVCPRLDGTPAPLVERVDPRRAVELELAEKERISSYRKYLERAAALSPPSALYECGAGRAAFHIDPGGVLRPCLMVRSLAFDALAEGFRAAHARAGAAISGLRAVRGQPCFECAKRPVCGYCPGLFELENASASIPSGFLCQLGTHRLQVLQGDSSA; this is translated from the coding sequence ATGACAGTCGTGGACTGCCGTTCATCTCCCATTCCCGACGGTGCCGAACACCTGCGCAAACTTGCGCGCATTGCCGTCGAACATCGGATTCCGCTGTTCGGAGCCTTCGATCTCACCTATCGATGCAATCTGAATTGCATTCACTGTTATCTTGGGCCGCACGATGGAGACCACGAAACGCTCGGGCCGGAAGCGGGCGCCGCCCGGATTCGCGACTTGTTGCGGCAGGCGGCGGAAGCAGGGTGCCTGTACGTTCTCCTGTCGGGGGGCGAACCGCTGCTCAGACCCGATTTCGAGTCGATCTACCGATACGCCCGGTCTCTGGGGCTGATCGTCACCGTGTTCACCAACGCCTGCCTGATCGACGCACGGCATATTGAAATCTTCAGGGAGGTTCCCCCGTACCTGGTCGAGGTCAGCGTCTACGGGGCGACGCGCGGGACCTTCGAGAAAATCACCCGGGTGCCGGGATCCTTTGAACGGTGTCTGAGAGGCATCGGCAGACTGGTGGACGGCGGAATCCGGACGGGTCTCAAGACGATGATCATGCGGAGCAACGTGCAGGAGATCCCCGCCGTGGAAGCGCTGGCGAAGCACTTCGGCACCGGGTTCCGGTTGGACCCGGTGGTTTGCCCTCGTTTGGACGGCACTCCCGCCCCTCTTGTCGAGCGGGTCGACCCGCGGCGTGCGGTGGAACTGGAACTGGCCGAAAAGGAGAGGATTTCGAGCTACAGAAAATACCTCGAACGCGCCGCGGCGTTGTCGCCTCCGTCGGCATTGTATGAATGCGGTGCGGGTCGTGCTGCGTTTCACATCGATCCCGGGGGGGTGCTTCGCCCCTGTCTGATGGTTCGCTCGCTTGCGTTCGATGCCCTTGCGGAAGGCTTCAGGGCGGCGCACGCAAGGGCCGGGGCGGCGATCTCCGGGCTGAGAGCGGTCAGAGGACAACCGTGCTTTGAATGCGCGAAACGTCCGGTGTGCGGATACTGCCCGGGTTTGTTCGAGTTGGAAAACGCCTCGGCGAGCATACCGTCGGGATTTCTGTGCCAGTTGGGAACTCACCGGTTGCAGGTCCTGCAAGGCGATTCGAGCGCGTAG
- the hypE gene encoding hydrogenase expression/formation protein HypE, which yields MQAKTIQLDQGSGGRATHELVGELFIRAFRNDFLLELNDSALVNVENGRIALTTDSYVVDPIVFPGGNIGSLAVHGTVNDLCMRGAKPLYLTVGFILEEGLSIETLEQVVEAMSCAAREAGVLIVAGDTKVVPRGKADKVFINTSGIGVVPAGIQVAGQNARAGDAVLINGSIGDHGMAVLCKREGLAFENEIRSDSASLNGLVWKMLDAFPGIHVLRDPTRGGVATTLNEIAAQSDVGVRLFEEALPIREDVAGACEILGLDPLYVANEGKVLAIVPPEGAETALAAMREHPLGKDARRIGEVVADDPGRVFMRTRIGGHRLVDMLRGEQLPRIC from the coding sequence ATGCAGGCGAAAACGATCCAATTGGACCAGGGGAGCGGCGGGCGCGCCACACACGAACTAGTGGGAGAGCTTTTCATAAGGGCGTTCCGCAACGATTTCCTGCTCGAGCTGAACGACAGCGCGCTGGTCAACGTTGAAAACGGCAGAATCGCTCTCACGACGGATTCCTACGTTGTGGATCCCATAGTGTTTCCCGGCGGCAACATCGGCAGTCTCGCCGTTCACGGCACGGTCAACGACCTTTGCATGCGTGGAGCGAAGCCGCTTTATCTCACCGTGGGATTCATACTGGAGGAGGGGCTTTCCATCGAGACGCTGGAACAGGTGGTGGAGGCCATGTCGTGCGCCGCGCGCGAGGCCGGGGTCCTGATCGTCGCCGGAGACACCAAGGTGGTGCCCAGGGGTAAGGCGGACAAGGTGTTCATCAACACGTCCGGAATCGGGGTCGTGCCCGCCGGGATCCAGGTGGCCGGCCAGAACGCCCGGGCCGGAGACGCCGTTTTGATCAACGGCTCCATCGGAGACCACGGGATGGCCGTGCTCTGCAAAAGGGAGGGGCTCGCGTTTGAAAACGAAATCCGGAGCGATTCGGCGTCGTTGAATGGCCTCGTCTGGAAAATGCTCGATGCCTTCCCTGGAATTCACGTGCTGCGGGATCCGACTCGCGGCGGAGTGGCCACGACTCTGAATGAAATTGCCGCCCAGTCGGATGTGGGCGTCCGTCTTTTCGAGGAGGCTCTGCCGATTCGTGAAGACGTTGCCGGCGCCTGTGAAATCCTGGGCCTCGATCCCCTCTACGTGGCCAATGAAGGCAAAGTGCTGGCGATCGTGCCGCCCGAGGGGGCGGAAACGGCGCTTGCCGCAATGAGGGAGCATCCTCTGGGAAAGGATGCGCGGCGCATCGGGGAGGTGGTGGCCGACGATCCGGGAAGGGTGTTCATGCGTACCCGCATCGGCGGTCACCGGCTGGTTGACATGCTGCGCGGCGAGCAGCTTCCCAGGATATGTTAG
- a CDS encoding radical SAM protein produces the protein MMFTRKSRKFEKNDARCAVCGGDMSGVGSGIEVCPDCVRRRWKDCRPRLEAIHAGSREVFNLPLRAPGDPGGFACDLCYRRCRIGREDTGYCGIRSGSSASIHNDGRTHARLSFYYDPLPTNCVADWVCPGGTGAGYPEFANDRCTEVGYYNLAVFFEACNFNCLYCQNWSFKKTAGTRRAWHSVNSLTGAVTDRTSCICFFGGDPTPQLPYALLVSEAARRERPGGILRICWETNGSMDPSWLEPMARISMETGGCVKVDLKAWNPRIHRALCGCDNRRVLENFARLAEWVPLRPDPPLLIASTVMVPGYVEEEEVAGLASFIARLNPDIPYALLAFAPQFFMEDFPCTSRAQADACMAAARRAGLRRVRLGNVHFVH, from the coding sequence ATGATGTTTACCAGGAAATCCCGGAAATTCGAGAAGAACGATGCCAGGTGCGCGGTATGCGGCGGCGACATGTCCGGCGTGGGAAGCGGCATCGAAGTGTGCCCCGACTGCGTCCGGAGGCGCTGGAAGGACTGCCGGCCAAGGCTCGAAGCCATCCATGCGGGTTCGAGGGAGGTGTTCAATCTGCCTCTTCGGGCGCCGGGAGACCCCGGCGGATTCGCTTGCGATCTGTGCTACCGGCGGTGCCGCATAGGCCGGGAGGATACCGGGTATTGTGGAATACGCAGCGGTTCGAGCGCAAGCATTCACAACGACGGCCGTACCCATGCCAGGCTCTCTTTCTACTATGATCCCCTGCCCACCAATTGCGTCGCCGACTGGGTTTGTCCCGGCGGAACCGGGGCCGGCTATCCCGAGTTCGCCAATGACCGTTGCACCGAGGTCGGGTACTACAATCTGGCGGTGTTCTTCGAAGCCTGCAACTTCAACTGCCTCTACTGCCAGAACTGGTCGTTCAAGAAAACCGCCGGAACGAGGCGGGCGTGGCATTCCGTGAATTCACTGACCGGGGCGGTGACCGACCGGACGAGCTGCATCTGCTTTTTCGGCGGCGATCCCACTCCCCAGCTCCCTTATGCCCTCCTGGTTTCTGAAGCGGCTCGCCGGGAGCGCCCCGGGGGTATCCTCAGGATTTGCTGGGAAACCAACGGAAGCATGGACCCGTCCTGGCTGGAACCGATGGCGCGGATATCGATGGAGACCGGCGGGTGCGTGAAGGTGGATCTCAAGGCCTGGAACCCCAGGATTCACAGGGCGCTGTGCGGGTGCGACAATCGACGGGTGCTGGAGAATTTCGCCCGGCTTGCCGAGTGGGTCCCGTTGAGACCCGATCCCCCGTTGCTCATCGCAAGCACGGTTATGGTCCCCGGCTACGTGGAAGAAGAAGAGGTCGCCGGCCTCGCATCGTTCATCGCCCGCCTCAATCCCGACATTCCCTACGCACTCCTGGCATTCGCTCCGCAGTTCTTTATGGAAGACTTTCCCTGCACCTCGCGCGCCCAGGCGGACGCGTGCATGGCTGCCGCCCGACGCGCGGGCCTCAGGCGTGTCAGGCTGGGGAACGTGCACTTCGTTCACTGA
- the hypD gene encoding hydrogenase formation protein HypD: MKYLDEYRDPELARTLIESLRRRRFDRDARLMEICGTHTVAIFRSGLRQLLPARIQLISGPGCPVCVTANEDIDRSVWLAQQPGVTITTFGDLLRVPGSSSSLHVERSKGADVRIVYGSLDAVRIAREHPDRQVVFVGIGFETTAPTVAAAVRTAAAQGLENFSVFSAHKLLPPAMRALLEAEDLKINGFICPGHVSTVIGACAYQEVVDNYRIPCVVTGFEPLDLLQGIGMLVEQIESGKAEVANQYRRAVSWEGNVAARRLIDEIFEPVDCTWRGLGVIPRSGLRIRERWREFDAGSRFSMPAIQVREHAGCRCGEVLRGVMTPPECGLFRKVCTPQDPKGPCMVSSEGTCGAYYRFS, encoded by the coding sequence ATGAAATACCTCGATGAATACAGAGACCCCGAACTGGCCAGGACCCTTATCGAATCCCTGCGCAGGAGGCGTTTCGATCGGGACGCCCGGCTGATGGAAATCTGCGGAACACACACCGTGGCCATATTTCGCTCGGGTTTGAGGCAATTGCTCCCGGCGCGCATCCAACTTATCAGCGGACCGGGCTGTCCGGTTTGCGTCACGGCCAACGAGGACATCGACCGGAGCGTCTGGCTGGCGCAGCAACCGGGGGTGACCATCACCACGTTCGGGGACCTGCTCCGGGTTCCCGGTTCCTCCTCGTCATTGCACGTGGAGCGCAGCAAGGGCGCGGATGTACGGATCGTTTACGGCAGCCTCGACGCAGTCCGGATTGCCCGGGAGCATCCGGATCGCCAGGTGGTGTTCGTCGGGATCGGTTTCGAGACGACGGCCCCGACGGTGGCCGCGGCCGTCCGAACGGCCGCGGCGCAGGGTTTGGAGAATTTTTCGGTCTTTTCGGCTCACAAGCTTCTGCCTCCTGCCATGAGAGCGCTCCTGGAAGCCGAAGATCTTAAGATCAACGGCTTCATCTGCCCCGGGCACGTCAGCACGGTGATCGGGGCCTGCGCCTACCAGGAAGTGGTGGACAACTATCGTATTCCCTGTGTGGTCACGGGTTTTGAGCCGCTCGACCTCCTCCAGGGGATCGGCATGCTGGTCGAACAGATCGAGAGCGGTAAGGCGGAGGTGGCGAACCAGTACCGGCGCGCGGTCAGCTGGGAGGGAAACGTTGCGGCGAGGCGCCTGATCGATGAAATATTCGAACCGGTGGACTGCACCTGGCGCGGTCTGGGAGTGATTCCGCGCAGCGGCCTCAGGATCCGTGAGCGGTGGCGGGAGTTCGATGCGGGCTCGCGTTTTTCAATGCCCGCGATCCAGGTCCGTGAACACGCCGGATGCCGTTGCGGCGAGGTGTTGCGGGGGGTGATGACGCCGCCGGAATGCGGCCTCTTTCGAAAGGTGTGCACTCCCCAGGACCCCAAGGGACCATGCATGGTTTCCAGCGAAGGAACGTGCGGGGCCTATTACCGGTTCTCTTGA